TGTGTCGCGCAGTCCCTACGAGCACGAAGAGTGGCGAAAGTCGTTGCGTGAGACGACATCGAAGTTCGTCGGCAAATCATTCGACTCCGAATCTTGGGACGCGTTTGCTCCCAACATCTACTACCAACCCGGCGACATCAAAGACGCCGATTCGTTCAATGCCTTGGCGACTTTCCTCGAAGAAATCGAAGAGGGTCAGACGACAGGACGAGTGTATTACTTGTCGACCATGCCGCAGTTGTACGAAGAAGCCATCCAGCAAATGGGTGCTGCGGGATTGGCCGATGACTCCAACGGTTCACGCCGCGTGATCATCGAAAAGCCCTTCGGCACAGATTTGAAAACCGCTCAAAAACTGAACCAATCCATCCACGAGGTTTTCCGCGAAGACCAGATCTATCGCATCGATCACTACCTCGGCAAAGAAACCGTGCAGAACATCTTTGCTCTGCGGTTTGCCAACAGCATCTTTGAACCGCTTTGGAATCGCAATTACATCGACCACGTTCAAATCACCGTGGCTGAAGAAGTCGTGATCGGCCGCCGCGCGGGCTACTACGACAACAGCGGCATCCTGCGGGACATGTTCCAGAATCATATCCTGCAATTGATGATGATCACGGCAATGGAACCGCCGGTGAAATTCGACGCGGCACTCGTGCGTGACGAAAAGGTGAAAGTCCTTCACAGCGTCCGCAGAATGACCGGAGGTGACTTCGCCGCCCAAACCGTCCGCGGCCAATACGCGGGCTACTTGCAAGAAGAAGGCGTGCCACCGGGAAGCCAAACCGAAACATTCGCGGCGTTGAAACTTTATTGTGACAACTGGCGTTGGCAGGGAGTCCCATTCTTCCTTCGCAGTGGCAAAGGCATGTCCTGCCGCACCACGCAAATTGTCATTCAATTCAAGAATGTGCCTCACCAACTCTTCGGCGGCAGCAATTCCAAGAAGAAGCTTGGCAACCGTTTGGTCATCCAAGTCCAACCGGCCGAAGGCATCCAACTGCACTTCGAAACCAAAGTCGCCGACGCGGGCATGAAGACTCGCACCAACCACTTGGACTTCAACTTCCAAGACAACAACTGCGGTGAGGAAACACCCGACGCCTATCAGCGTTTGTTGCTGGATGCGGTGCAGGGCGACGCGAGCTTGTTTGCTCGCGGGGACGAAGTCGAATTGGCCTGGAGCATCATCGATCCCATCATCGAAGCCTGGCGTAGCCCCGCCGCACCTCCGCTGCATTCCTACCCGACTGGCTTGTGGGGCCCCGAGCAATGTTCACAGTGGATGTTCGACCAAAACCGCGAATGGTTCGACGTTTGCCCAGTGATCTAGGCGTCGAAAAATCGGCGACACGTCGATTCACGCTGAGTCGGCAGCACCGGTTTAATTCCAGTCGCCCCCGAAAGCGGAAACGCTGAGTATCCTGTGGGGCATGTCGTACCCGAACGCTTCCACGACCGATTCCGCCAACACGCAAGCCGCCCAGGCTGGAGGTTTGGAATCCGCGAACGCCGGGAAAAACGCGAATTCGGCGGCGAAGCCCACCGCCGCTGAGCAAACCGTGCGTCAGCTCGCCGAGCAGTCTCGCGACGAGGCGGAATTTCTTCATCGCCTGGCGACGCATCTGGCGGAGATCCACTCGGCCGCCTTGGTCGCGGTCCAAGACAACTCGTTCCCACAACCGCGCATGTTGGTTCGCAATGAAACCATCGCGGCGAACCTGGATCGCGACTGGCTGCGGCAACAACTCAGCGAGGTCTCCCCCAGCGCCACGTCGTTTGTGTTTGAAACACCAAACGGGCAAACCGATGCGAGAGCGACCGCGTTGGGAGTGGAACTGTTGCCGGCGCCGCAATCGGCGAAGTTGATGCTTCTGCACGATCACGAGCTCGCTCCGACGGCACTGCTGCCCGCAATGAAACAGTTGGGCGAATTCGCGAAAGCGTCTCGTGAACGATTCGCAACGCCAACGCAAGTGGATTCCGAATCAACCGAGTCATCACGGGCAATTGCCACGCTTGCCGGGGAACCTCCGGCGCACGAACTGGTCAACCTCGATCAAGCGTTCCGAAACGTCCGTGCGGTGATGCGAGGTTTCCATCAGGACCTCGACCCGACGTCGACCGCCTACCGCATCGCGGCTGATCTGCCGCGATTGTTGGCATGCGATCGGGCAGCGGTCTTGCTACCCAAAACTTCTTCTCGGCGACCAAAGTTTCAAGTTCGTGCGATCAGCGGATCGTCCGTGATTGATCGACGGTCCCCTTTGATTCGCAGCATGAATCAATTGGCCGACGCGGTGGCGGTCATCAAGCGTCCGTTGATCCTGCCGGCACAAGCAACGTCGCCAAACGATGAGCAAGCAATCGATCCCGCCGCGCTGTCGCCGCAATTGATCGAACCGCTCGAAGGTTATCTGGATGAATCCGGTGTGCATTCGGTAGCGATGATTCCATTGTTTGAACCATCTCAATCAGACGATCCGTATGCCACGGAACTCGGGCAAGACTTGTCGCTGGATGCTCCGTCAGATGACGAACTGAGGAGTCACGCCAACAACCATCCTCCCATTGCGATATTGATGCTGGAAACGTTTTCGGGTGATCCGGCCACCGAAATCTCTCCCGCGATTCGCGAGGTTGCCGATGAATCCGCATTGGCGCTCAGTAATGCTCTCAACCACGCCAGCGTCTTTGCATTACCTCTTCGCCGCCCGCTAGCAGCCGCCTCACGAAGAGCGTTTCGCAATTGGGCGGTGGCGATCAGCCTGTTGGTCATGGCGGGGTTGAGTGCTGGTTGGTTGATCCAAGTCGATCACCACGTCGTCGCGACTGGCGAGGCTCGTCCCGCCGTTCGCCGAGCAATTTTCGCGGGAATTGACGGCATCGTGGATGAGCTGTTGGTGTCCGATGGGGATCACGTCCAAGCCGGCGAGATGCTGGTGCGTTTGGACAATGCCGAACTGACACGTGAAGCCGAAGCCATCTCCGGTGAGCTGGCGACCGCCACCCAACAACTCAGTTCCATCCGAGCTTTGTTGCTGTCAGGGGACAATGGCGATCGAGAAAGCGCTCAAAACATTCTCGAACAACAATCGCTCGAAAACCAAATCGAATCACTGAACAAACGATTGGATTTGAATCAACAGATGCAGTCGATGCTTTCCATTCGTGCCCCGTTTGACGGGCAAGTCGTCGGTTGGCGATTGAACGAAAGGCTGAGCGACCGTCCGGTGTCCCGCGGCGACCGTTTGCTGTCGATGGTACAGCCCGACGGCCCATGGGAATTGGAACTGAAACTGGAGGAATTTCGTTCGAGAGAGGTTCTGCAGCGATATTCCAATGGCGATCCCCTGCCCATTCGATTCGCGATTGAGACTCGGCCGACGGAAACGTTCGAAGCGGAAGTCACATCGGTCGGTTCGGTCGCCCGCCGGCGTGCTGATGGACGAAGCGTGCTGGACGTCGTCGCGAAAATCAATGAAGTTCCCGAAGATGGCTTTCGTGGAGATGCGGAAGTCACCGCAAAAATCGTTTGTGGCAAGAAACGCTATCTCGCCAGTGCCTTGGACGACGTCGTGGATTGGGTTCACCGCAACGTGCTGTTTCGATTTCGCTGATGGGTGCCCAACAAGATTCATCGACCCGGCGTCCTTTGGATGTGCGGCACAAGATTGGACTGAAAGCCGTCCGTGTCTCGCATCGTCATGCAGGTTGGGTGGTCGTTCATGATCCGGTTGCTTCCAAGTATCACCGGCTTCGCGAAGACGAGTACTTCTTGTTGACGCTGCTGGACGGTGATTGCAGCTTGGACGATTTGCGGGATCACTATCAAACACGCTATCCCAATCGGCGTGTTCGACCGGGCCAGCTCAATGCATTGCTGTTTCGTTTTCACGAAAGCGGGCTGACGATCAGTCATTCCGCTGGCCAGGGAACATCGCTGCTTCGCCGAGCCGACCAGGATCGCCGACAGAAGATTTGGTCGACGCTGAGCCAATGGTTGTTCCTGCGTTTTCCCGGTGTGGATCCAGCCCCGGTGATGCGGTGGCTGATGCCGATCGCTCGACCATGGTTGAGTTGGCCGGGGATCATCACGCTCACGGCGTTCGTTGCGTCCGCTGCTTTGTTGATGTTGATTCATCGAGACCGCTATTTCGCGGAACTGCCATCCGCTGGGCAATGGATGACGATGCAAAGTGCGTTGATTTTGGCTGCCGTCGTTGCTTTGACGAAGATCGCACACGAACTGGGCCACGCATTGGTATCCGAACGTTTCGGTGCCAAGTGTCGATCCATCGGCCCGATGTTGTTGGTCTTCACACCAGCGTTGTACTGCGACACCAGCGGATCGTGGCTGATCGCCGACCGTTGGAAACGGGCCTGCATTGCCTTGGCCGGAATCGGCACGGAAGTCATCATCGCATCCGTTGCAGC
This DNA window, taken from Rhodopirellula halodulae, encodes the following:
- a CDS encoding efflux RND transporter periplasmic adaptor subunit; translated protein: MSYPNASTTDSANTQAAQAGGLESANAGKNANSAAKPTAAEQTVRQLAEQSRDEAEFLHRLATHLAEIHSAALVAVQDNSFPQPRMLVRNETIAANLDRDWLRQQLSEVSPSATSFVFETPNGQTDARATALGVELLPAPQSAKLMLLHDHELAPTALLPAMKQLGEFAKASRERFATPTQVDSESTESSRAIATLAGEPPAHELVNLDQAFRNVRAVMRGFHQDLDPTSTAYRIAADLPRLLACDRAAVLLPKTSSRRPKFQVRAISGSSVIDRRSPLIRSMNQLADAVAVIKRPLILPAQATSPNDEQAIDPAALSPQLIEPLEGYLDESGVHSVAMIPLFEPSQSDDPYATELGQDLSLDAPSDDELRSHANNHPPIAILMLETFSGDPATEISPAIREVADESALALSNALNHASVFALPLRRPLAAASRRAFRNWAVAISLLVMAGLSAGWLIQVDHHVVATGEARPAVRRAIFAGIDGIVDELLVSDGDHVQAGEMLVRLDNAELTREAEAISGELATATQQLSSIRALLLSGDNGDRESAQNILEQQSLENQIESLNKRLDLNQQMQSMLSIRAPFDGQVVGWRLNERLSDRPVSRGDRLLSMVQPDGPWELELKLEEFRSREVLQRYSNGDPLPIRFAIETRPTETFEAEVTSVGSVARRRADGRSVLDVVAKINEVPEDGFRGDAEVTAKIVCGKKRYLASALDDVVDWVHRNVLFRFR
- the zwf gene encoding glucose-6-phosphate dehydrogenase — protein: MSHTIVIFGASGDLTSRKLIPALYRLFSRGRLPESTRIVGVSRSPYEHEEWRKSLRETTSKFVGKSFDSESWDAFAPNIYYQPGDIKDADSFNALATFLEEIEEGQTTGRVYYLSTMPQLYEEAIQQMGAAGLADDSNGSRRVIIEKPFGTDLKTAQKLNQSIHEVFREDQIYRIDHYLGKETVQNIFALRFANSIFEPLWNRNYIDHVQITVAEEVVIGRRAGYYDNSGILRDMFQNHILQLMMITAMEPPVKFDAALVRDEKVKVLHSVRRMTGGDFAAQTVRGQYAGYLQEEGVPPGSQTETFAALKLYCDNWRWQGVPFFLRSGKGMSCRTTQIVIQFKNVPHQLFGGSNSKKKLGNRLVIQVQPAEGIQLHFETKVADAGMKTRTNHLDFNFQDNNCGEETPDAYQRLLLDAVQGDASLFARGDEVELAWSIIDPIIEAWRSPAAPPLHSYPTGLWGPEQCSQWMFDQNREWFDVCPVI